The genomic interval CCTCGGTGGCGACGTTCACCAGCACGAAGCCGGCGTAGAGCAGGCAGTAGACCAGGAACATCCACAGGCCGAGGCGGGTCTTGTACGGGCTCGCGGGATCGGGTCCCGAATCCCGGGCGGGTTCGTGGAGCATGGGATCCTCCGGGGCGGTTGCGACGACGGTCGTGCCGGCAAACGGGCCGCGGGGCGGCGCCGCGGCAAACCTAGTCTATCGTTGGGGGATTAACAACCCTTGTCCCCGCCCCCCGCGCCGGGCTAAGCTGCGGGCGCACCACCTTCCGGGGGCCCCGATGAAGCGTCTGGTCCTCAGGACCGTCCTGGGGGCCCTGCTGGCGATCGCCCTGTTCACGGGGGTGGTTTTCGTCTACATCCTGCCCGCCTTCGACCGGGTCATCATGGATCAGAAACGCCTGATGATCCGCGAATTGACCGAATCGGCCTGGAACATCCTGGCCCGCTGCCACGCCGACGAAGAGGTCGGCGCGCTGACCCGCGCCGAGGCCCAGGCCGCCGCCGTCTCCCAGGTGCGCGGCCTGCACTACGGCCAGGGCAGCAAGGACTATTTCTGGATCATCGACGAGCACCCGCGGATGATCGTCCATCCCTACCGCCCCGACCTCGAGGGCAGCGACCTGCGCGAATTCGCCGACCCGCGCGGCAAGCGCCTGTTCGTCGAGATGGCCCGCGTGGTCGCCGACCAGGGCGCCGGCTACGTCAGCTACCGCTGGCAGTGGAAGGACGACAGCCGCCGCATCGTGCCGAAGCTCTCCTACGTCAAGGGCTTCGCGCCGTGGGGCTGGATCATCGGCACCGGCGTCTACCTCGAGGACGTGGCGGCCGAGCGCGCGGCCCTGGTCGAGCGCCTGCAGACCGTCTCGCTGGCGATCCTGCTGGCGGTCGCGGGACTGCTGGTGGTCCTGCTGCGCGCGGGGTTCCAGGCCGAGCGCGCGCGCCAGCAACTGGCGGCGGCGCTGCACCTGTCCGAGGAGAAGCACCGCACGCTGGTCGAGTCGGCCGGCGAGTCGATCCTCATGGCGATCGAGGGCGAGCGCCTCTTCGGCAACCCGAGCCTGCTGCGCCAGCTCGGCTACGACGAGGCCGCCTTCGCGGGACTTGACGTGGGCGACGTCGTCCTGCCCACGGCCGCCGAACGCGCGGCCGGGCGCCGAATCTGGCAGGACGTCGCGGCGGGCGCGCCGGCGCCCGCGCCCTACGAGGCGGAGCTGCGCCGCGCCGACGGCGCGACGCTGCGCGTGAACCTCTCGCTCTCGCGCATCGAGGTCCAGGGCCAGGCCGGATTCATGGCCGTGGCCGCGCGCGCCGCGGCGGCCCGCGACGTCGAGCCGGCCGACGCCGGCTCGGCCGGGGAACTGGGAGCGGCCAACCGGCGCCGGTCGCTGATGGCCGCGCTCATGCTCACCCATGGAACGCCGGCCGGCGAGGTGATGCGGCTGCTGTCCAACCAGGCCGAGGCCGTGACGCGCCGCAGCCTCGCCCTGGCCGAGGCCGAGCTGGGCCCCGCGCCCGGGACCTGGGAGTTCCTGCTGATGGGCAGCGTCGGCCGCGGCGAGGTGAGCCTGCTGACCGACCAGGATCACGCGATCATCCACGACGACGCGCCGGGCCTGGCCGACTACTGTCTGCGCCTGGGCGCGCGCGTGGCGGAGATCCTCGCGGGCGCCGGCTACGAGCGCTGCCGTGGCGGCATCATGGCCGGCGAGCCGGGCTGCTGCCACGGGCCGGAGGCCTGGCGCGCGACGTTCTCGCGCTGGATCCACACGCTGGAGGCCGAGGATCTCCTGCACGCCAAGGTCTTCTTCGATTTCCGCGCCCTGGCGCACGGCGAGGCGGCGCTGCGCCTGGCGCGCGACCTGCGCGAACACCTGCACGGCGACATCGCCGTTCAGCCCCGCTTCTGCCACCTGCTGGCGCGCAGCATCCTGACCTGCGAGCCGCCGCTGTCGCCCTTCGGCTCCTTCGTGCTCGAGACGCTCGACGGCCGGCGCGCGACCTTCGACGTCAAGGGCGTCCTGGCGCAGATCGTGGACATCGCGCGGCTGCGCGCGCTCCAGCATGGTGTCCGCGAGGTGGGCACCGTGGCGCGGCTGGAGGCTCTGGTCGCCGCCGGCGCCCTCAAGCCGGCCACCGCCGAGACCACGATCGCGGCGTTCCGCTTCCTGCAGGACCTGCGCCTGCGGCACCAGGCCGCGCAGGTGCTGGCGCAGGTCGAACCGGACAACCGCCTCGAGCCCGCCACCCTGGCGCCCGCCGAGCAGGCCGAACTCAAGCGCGTCCTCGGGCACGTCAAGGCGCTGCAGGCGGCCGTCGACCACGATTTCGCGGGGGCGTAGTCACGATGAACG from bacterium carries:
- a CDS encoding PAS domain S-box protein codes for the protein MGSSGAVATTVVPANGPRGGAAANLVYRWGINNPCPRPPRRAKLRAHHLPGAPMKRLVLRTVLGALLAIALFTGVVFVYILPAFDRVIMDQKRLMIRELTESAWNILARCHADEEVGALTRAEAQAAAVSQVRGLHYGQGSKDYFWIIDEHPRMIVHPYRPDLEGSDLREFADPRGKRLFVEMARVVADQGAGYVSYRWQWKDDSRRIVPKLSYVKGFAPWGWIIGTGVYLEDVAAERAALVERLQTVSLAILLAVAGLLVVLLRAGFQAERARQQLAAALHLSEEKHRTLVESAGESILMAIEGERLFGNPSLLRQLGYDEAAFAGLDVGDVVLPTAAERAAGRRIWQDVAAGAPAPAPYEAELRRADGATLRVNLSLSRIEVQGQAGFMAVAARAAAARDVEPADAGSAGELGAANRRRSLMAALMLTHGTPAGEVMRLLSNQAEAVTRRSLALAEAELGPAPGTWEFLLMGSVGRGEVSLLTDQDHAIIHDDAPGLADYCLRLGARVAEILAGAGYERCRGGIMAGEPGCCHGPEAWRATFSRWIHTLEAEDLLHAKVFFDFRALAHGEAALRLARDLREHLHGDIAVQPRFCHLLARSILTCEPPLSPFGSFVLETLDGRRATFDVKGVLAQIVDIARLRALQHGVREVGTVARLEALVAAGALKPATAETTIAAFRFLQDLRLRHQAAQVLAQVEPDNRLEPATLAPAEQAELKRVLGHVKALQAAVDHDFAGA